A portion of the Equus quagga isolate Etosha38 chromosome 17, UCLA_HA_Equagga_1.0, whole genome shotgun sequence genome contains these proteins:
- the RNH1 gene encoding ribonuclease inhibitor isoform X1: MNLDIQCEQLSDARWTELLPLIQQYAVVRLDDCGLTEVRCRDISSALQANPSLTELSLRTNELGDAGVHLVLQGLQSPTCKIQKLSLQNCCLTEAGCGVLPSVLRSVHSLRELHLSDNPLGDVGLQLLCEGLLHPQCHLEKLQLEYCNLTAASCGPLAAVLRAKQDFKELTVSNNDMGEAGVRVLCQGLAESACQLETLKLENCGLTPANCKDLCGIVASKASLRELDLGSNKLGDVGIAELCPGLLSPSSQLKTLWLWECDITAGGCRDLCRVLRAKENLKELSLAGNALGDEGAQLLCESLLEPRCQLESLWVKSCSLTAACCHHFSTMLTQNRHLLELQMSSNKLGDSGVQELCQGLGQPGSTLRVLWLGDCDVSNSGCSSLASLLLANRSLRELDLSNNALGDPGLLELLQSLEQPGCALEQLVLYDIYWTQELEDRLQALEESKPGLRLIS; encoded by the exons ATGAACCTTGACATCCAGTGTGAGCAGCTGAGTGACGCGCGGTGGACGGAGCTGCTGCCTCTGATCCAGCAGTACGCGGTGGTCAG GCTGGACGACTGTGGCCTCACAGAGGTGCGGTGCAGGGACAtcagctctgccctccaggccaACCCCTCCCTGACCGAGCTCAGCCTTCGCACCAATGAGCTGGGCGATGCTGGTGTGCACCTGGTGCTCCAGGGCCTGCAGAGCCCTACCTGCAAGATCCAGAAGCTCAG cctccagaactgctgCCTGACGGAGGCCGGCTGTGGGGTCCTGCCCAGCGTGCTGCGCTCCGTGCACTCCCTGCGCGAGCTGCACCTCAGTGACAACCCACTGGGGGACGTGGGCCTGCAGCTGCTCTGCGAGGGGCTCCTGCACCCCCAGTGCCACCTGGAGAAGCTGCA ACTGGAATACTGCAACCTGACTGCCGCCAGCTGCGGGCCCCTGGCTGCGGTGCTCAGGGCCAAGCAggacttcaaggagctcacagtgagCAACAACGACATGGGCGAGGCCGGCGTGCGGGTGCTGTGCCAGGGCCTTGCAGAGTCAGCCTGCCAGCTGGAGACGCTCAA GCTGGAGAACTGTGGCCTCACGCCAGCCAACTGCAAAGACCTGTGTGGCATTGTGGCTTCCAAGGCTTCGCTGCGTGAGCTGGATCTGGGCAGCAACAAGCTGGGCGATGTGGGCATCGCGGAGCTgtgccctgggctgctgagccCCAGTTCCCAGCTCAAGACCCTGTG gctCTGGGAGTGTGACATCACAGCAGGGGGCTGCAGAGACCTGTGCCGTGTCCTCAGGGCCAAGGAGAACCTGAAGGAGCTCAGCCTGGCAGGCAATGCACTGGGCGACGAGGGTGCCCAGCTGCTGTGCGAGAGCCTGCTGGAGCCCCGCTGCCAGCTTGAGTCCCTGTG GGTGAAGTCCTGCAGCCTCACAGCTGCCTGCTGCCACCACTTTAGCACGATGCTGACGCAGAACAGGCATCTCCTGGAGCTGCAGATGAGCAGCAACAAGCTGGGGGACTCTGGCGTCCAGGAGctctgccagggcctgggccagcccGGCAGCACACTGCGAGTGCTCTG GCTGGGGGACTGCGACGTGAGCAatagtggctgcagcagcctGGCCTCACTCCTGCTGGCCAACCGCAGCCTGCGTGAGCTGGACCTAAGCAACAATGCCTTGGGGGACCCGGGcctcctggagctgctgcagaGCCTCGAGCAGCCTGGCTGCGCCCTGGAGCAGCTGGT CCTGTATGACATCTACTGGACACAGGAGCTGGAGGACCGCCTGCAGGCCTTGGAGGAGAGCAAGCCGGGCCTGAGGCTCATCTCCTGA
- the RNH1 gene encoding ribonuclease inhibitor isoform X2, producing the protein MEGRPRQACGSPPDGQVCSSLQNCCLTEAGCGVLPSVLRSVHSLRELHLSDNPLGDVGLQLLCEGLLHPQCHLEKLQLEYCNLTAASCGPLAAVLRAKQDFKELTVSNNDMGEAGVRVLCQGLAESACQLETLKLENCGLTPANCKDLCGIVASKASLRELDLGSNKLGDVGIAELCPGLLSPSSQLKTLWLWECDITAGGCRDLCRVLRAKENLKELSLAGNALGDEGAQLLCESLLEPRCQLESLWVKSCSLTAACCHHFSTMLTQNRHLLELQMSSNKLGDSGVQELCQGLGQPGSTLRVLWLGDCDVSNSGCSSLASLLLANRSLRELDLSNNALGDPGLLELLQSLEQPGCALEQLVLYDIYWTQELEDRLQALEESKPGLRLIS; encoded by the exons ATGGAGGGGCGGCCACGCCAGGCTTGTGGGAGCCCTCCTGATGGCCAGGTgtgctccagcctccagaactgctgCCTGACGGAGGCCGGCTGTGGGGTCCTGCCCAGCGTGCTGCGCTCCGTGCACTCCCTGCGCGAGCTGCACCTCAGTGACAACCCACTGGGGGACGTGGGCCTGCAGCTGCTCTGCGAGGGGCTCCTGCACCCCCAGTGCCACCTGGAGAAGCTGCA ACTGGAATACTGCAACCTGACTGCCGCCAGCTGCGGGCCCCTGGCTGCGGTGCTCAGGGCCAAGCAggacttcaaggagctcacagtgagCAACAACGACATGGGCGAGGCCGGCGTGCGGGTGCTGTGCCAGGGCCTTGCAGAGTCAGCCTGCCAGCTGGAGACGCTCAA GCTGGAGAACTGTGGCCTCACGCCAGCCAACTGCAAAGACCTGTGTGGCATTGTGGCTTCCAAGGCTTCGCTGCGTGAGCTGGATCTGGGCAGCAACAAGCTGGGCGATGTGGGCATCGCGGAGCTgtgccctgggctgctgagccCCAGTTCCCAGCTCAAGACCCTGTG gctCTGGGAGTGTGACATCACAGCAGGGGGCTGCAGAGACCTGTGCCGTGTCCTCAGGGCCAAGGAGAACCTGAAGGAGCTCAGCCTGGCAGGCAATGCACTGGGCGACGAGGGTGCCCAGCTGCTGTGCGAGAGCCTGCTGGAGCCCCGCTGCCAGCTTGAGTCCCTGTG GGTGAAGTCCTGCAGCCTCACAGCTGCCTGCTGCCACCACTTTAGCACGATGCTGACGCAGAACAGGCATCTCCTGGAGCTGCAGATGAGCAGCAACAAGCTGGGGGACTCTGGCGTCCAGGAGctctgccagggcctgggccagcccGGCAGCACACTGCGAGTGCTCTG GCTGGGGGACTGCGACGTGAGCAatagtggctgcagcagcctGGCCTCACTCCTGCTGGCCAACCGCAGCCTGCGTGAGCTGGACCTAAGCAACAATGCCTTGGGGGACCCGGGcctcctggagctgctgcagaGCCTCGAGCAGCCTGGCTGCGCCCTGGAGCAGCTGGT CCTGTATGACATCTACTGGACACAGGAGCTGGAGGACCGCCTGCAGGCCTTGGAGGAGAGCAAGCCGGGCCTGAGGCTCATCTCCTGA